Proteins from a genomic interval of Spiroplasma endosymbiont of Lonchoptera lutea:
- a CDS encoding IS30 family transposase, with amino-acid sequence MYKYLTIESIIAIKEYKSYGFSIRKIAKAIDYSKSTVHRVCKLLNQNLLPLEILNQVQKNKQNAGRKLIILTLTEINTINHLLITKNYALDIIADFLKKNKIKNISTKTLYNMFKTNRMGFDEKNLLRKGKNKPHKQKETRGRINNCKSIHERNLIIPNIKNIQEFGHLEGDTIVGKDHKSSIITLADIWSKTTIPLKTKNHKAESITQSIIKFISKLILGTIKTITFDRGKEFSKWKLIEKNCNVKIYFADAYSPWQRGTNENTNGLIREKFPKKFNFSNTTKNAVHKFILSLNQRPRKILNYLSPIEYLVRKII; translated from the coding sequence ATGTATAAGTATCTGACTATTGAATCAATAATAGCAATAAAAGAATATAAAAGTTATGGATTTTCTATTCGTAAAATAGCAAAAGCAATTGATTATAGTAAATCAACTGTACACAGAGTTTGTAAATTATTAAATCAAAACTTATTACCATTAGAAATATTGAATCAAGTTCAAAAAAATAAACAAAATGCAGGTAGAAAATTAATAATTTTAACTTTAACAGAAATTAATACTATCAATCATTTGTTAATTACTAAAAATTATGCTCTTGATATAATTGCTGATTTTTTAAAGAAAAATAAAATAAAAAATATTTCAACAAAAACTTTATATAACATGTTTAAAACAAATCGAATGGGTTTTGATGAAAAAAATTTATTGAGAAAAGGCAAAAATAAACCTCATAAACAAAAAGAAACTAGGGGCAGAATTAATAATTGTAAATCTATTCATGAAAGAAATTTAATCATTCCAAATATTAAAAATATACAAGAATTTGGCCATTTAGAGGGAGATACTATCGTTGGTAAAGATCATAAAAGTTCTATTATTACTTTAGCTGATATATGATCAAAAACCACAATTCCTTTGAAAACTAAAAATCATAAAGCAGAAAGTATTACACAAAGTATAATAAAATTTATTTCAAAATTAATACTAGGAACAATTAAAACTATTACTTTTGATCGTGGTAAAGAATTTAGTAAATGAAAATTAATTGAAAAAAATTGTAATGTTAAAATTTATTTTGCTGATGCATATTCACCTTGACAAAGAGGTACTAATGAAAATACTAATGGTTTAATTAGAGAAAAATTTCCTAAAAAATTTAATTTTTCAAACACTACTAAAAATGCAGTTCATAAATTTATATTGTCTTTAAACCAAAGACCAAGAAAAATACTAAATTATCTTTCGCCAATCGAATATTTGGTTAGAAAAATAATTTAG
- the rpsG gene encoding 30S ribosomal protein S7 — protein MRKRRAEKRDVLPDPIYNSKLVTRAINKIMVDGKRGIAQTILYQAFDIIKEKTNDDPSDIFNKALNNVSPQLELKVRRIGGANYQVPIEVYEERKMTLSLRWLINYSHSRNGKCMEEKLAAEIIDASNGTGGAVKKKEETERQAEANKAFANYRW, from the coding sequence ATGCGTAAAAGAAGAGCAGAAAAACGAGATGTTTTACCAGATCCAATATATAATTCAAAGTTGGTTACGAGAGCAATTAATAAAATTATGGTTGATGGTAAAAGAGGAATTGCCCAAACAATTCTTTATCAAGCTTTTGATATTATTAAAGAAAAAACAAATGATGATCCATCGGATATTTTTAATAAAGCATTAAATAATGTTTCACCACAATTGGAGTTGAAAGTAAGAAGAATTGGTGGTGCTAATTATCAAGTACCTATTGAGGTATATGAAGAGCGAAAAATGACATTGAGTCTTAGATGATTAATTAATTATTCACATAGTCGTAATGGAAAATGTATGGAAGAAAAGTTAGCAGCAGAAATTATTGATGCATCAAATGGTACAGGTGGCGCTGTTAAGAAAAAAGAGGAAACCGAAAGACAGGCAGAAGCGAACAAAGCCTTTGCTAATTACCGTTGATAA
- a CDS encoding IS30 family transposase: MYKYLTIESIIAIKEYKSYGFSIRKIAKAIDYSKSTVHRVCKLLNQNLLPLEILNQVQKNKQNAGRKLIILTLTEINTINHLLITKNYALDIIADFLKKNKIKNISTKTLYNMFKTNRMGFDEKNLLRKGKNKPHKQKETRGRINNCKSIHERNLIIPNIKNIQEFGHLEGDTIVGKDHKSSIITLADIWSKTTIPLKTKNHKAESITQSIIKFISKLIPGTIKTITFDRGKEFSKWKLIEKNCNVKIYFADAGKPCQRGLNENNNGILRRYLSKSTDLSSYKQKDLNSIAFQINSTPRKSLSYKRPIDLIQLF, encoded by the coding sequence ATGTATAAGTATCTGACTATTGAATCAATAATAGCAATAAAAGAATATAAAAGTTATGGATTTTCTATTCGTAAAATAGCAAAAGCAATTGATTATAGTAAATCAACTGTACACAGAGTTTGTAAATTATTAAATCAAAACTTATTACCATTAGAAATATTGAATCAAGTTCAAAAAAATAAACAAAATGCAGGTAGAAAATTAATAATTTTAACTTTAACAGAAATTAATACTATCAATCATTTGTTAATTACTAAAAATTATGCTCTTGATATAATTGCTGATTTTTTAAAGAAAAATAAAATAAAAAATATTTCAACAAAAACTTTATATAACATGTTTAAAACAAATCGAATGGGTTTTGATGAAAAAAATTTATTGAGAAAAGGCAAAAATAAACCTCATAAACAAAAAGAAACTAGGGGTAGAATTAATAATTGTAAATCTATTCATGAAAGAAATTTAATCATTCCAAATATTAAAAATATACAAGAATTTGGCCATTTAGAGGGAGATACTATCGTTGGTAAAGATCATAAAAGTTCTATTATTACTTTAGCTGATATATGATCAAAAACCACAATTCCTTTGAAAACTAAAAATCATAAAGCAGAAAGTATTACACAAAGTATAATAAAATTTATTTCAAAATTAATACCAGGAACAATTAAAACTATTACTTTTGATCGTGGTAAAGAATTTAGTAAATGAAAATTAATTGAAAAAAATTGTAATGTTAAAATTTATTTTGCAGATGCCGGAAAACCTTGTCAAAGAGGTTTAAATGAGAACAATAATGGTATTTTAAGAAGATATTTATCAAAATCTACTGATTTATCTTCATATAAACAAAAAGACTTAAATTCTATAGCATTTCAAATTAATTCTACACCCAGAAAATCATTATCTTATAAAAGACCAATAGATTTAATACAATTATTTTAA
- a CDS encoding IS30 family transposase has translation MGYKHLGIDERIYIENQLKFKVKISEIAKNLNRSISTINREVNRNKDNNHYFSLIAQNKAENRKQLHVYFHKFKNRELVKYVQQKLLLGWSPEQIYGRIKNFHQEWIISFKTIYNWIYSGLLEKVTSKNLRRKGKKRKSQENRGKFNGKSIKERNVNNRITLGHWEGDTVVSSRGKSKSCLITLVERTSRFTLAILVENRTTKVINKNISHYLSILPNNLVKTITFDRGKEFANWQQLEKNCNVKIYFADAYSPWQRGTNENTNGLIREKFPKKFNFSNTTKNAVHKFILSLNQRPRKILNYLSPIEYLVRKII, from the coding sequence ATGGGATACAAACATCTTGGCATAGATGAAAGAATTTATATTGAGAATCAATTGAAATTTAAAGTAAAAATTAGTGAAATAGCTAAAAATCTTAATCGAAGTATTAGTACTATTAATCGAGAAGTTAATAGAAATAAAGATAATAATCATTATTTTTCATTAATTGCACAAAATAAAGCAGAAAATAGAAAACAATTACATGTTTATTTTCATAAATTTAAAAATAGAGAATTAGTAAAATATGTACAACAAAAATTATTATTAGGTTGATCGCCTGAACAAATTTATGGCAGAATTAAAAATTTTCATCAAGAATGAATTATTAGTTTTAAAACAATTTACAATTGAATTTATTCTGGATTACTTGAAAAGGTTACTAGTAAAAATTTAAGAAGAAAAGGTAAGAAACGAAAATCTCAAGAAAATCGGGGTAAATTTAATGGTAAATCCATTAAAGAACGAAATGTTAATAATCGCATAACTCTTGGCCATTGAGAAGGTGATACTGTAGTATCATCACGAGGTAAAAGTAAATCATGTTTAATAACTTTAGTTGAAAGAACATCAAGATTTACTTTAGCAATATTAGTTGAAAATAGAACTACTAAAGTTATTAACAAAAATATTAGTCATTATTTATCAATTCTTCCAAATAATCTTGTTAAGACTATAACATTTGATAGGGGTAAAGAATTTGCTAATTGACAACAACTTGAAAAAAATTGTAATGTTAAAATTTATTTTGCTGATGCATATTCACCTTGACAAAGAGGTACTAATGAAAATACTAATGGTTTAATTAGAGAAAAATTTCCTAAAAAATTTAATTTTTCAAACACTACTAAAAATGCAGTTCATAAATTTATATTGTCTTTAAACCAAAGACCAAGAAAAATACTAAATTATCTTTCGCCAATCGAATATTTGGTTAGAAAAATAATTTAG
- the rpsL gene encoding 30S ribosomal protein S12, with translation MPTINQLIHKPRKGKTRKSRSALLGVGYNSLRRKQTTGSSPQKRAVCKLVKTKTPKKPNSALRKITRVRLSNGLEITAYIPGEGHNLQEHSVVLIQGGRTKDLPGVRYRVIRGVLDAAGVEGRKQGRSIYGTKRPKK, from the coding sequence ATGCCAACAATTAATCAATTGATTCACAAGCCAAGAAAAGGAAAGACTCGTAAGTCAAGGTCAGCGTTATTAGGAGTAGGATATAACTCATTAAGAAGAAAGCAAACTACTGGTTCTTCTCCCCAAAAAAGAGCAGTATGTAAACTTGTGAAAACAAAAACGCCAAAGAAACCTAACTCAGCTTTAAGAAAGATTACTCGTGTGCGACTGAGTAATGGTTTAGAAATAACAGCATATATTCCTGGTGAAGGACATAACTTGCAGGAGCATTCAGTGGTACTTATTCAAGGCGGAAGAACGAAGGATTTACCAGGAGTGCGCTATCGAGTTATTCGTGGTGTTTTAGATGCGGCTGGTGTTGAAGGGCGAAAACAAGGTCGTTCAATTTATGGAACAAAGAGACCTAAAAAGTAA